The stretch of DNA TTCCAAATCAGACGAAAAGAGACCACAAGAATCCTGGATTAATTACCCAGTTGATTATTTGCTCCTGGGATTAGACGAGTTCGCTTCGATTCTGCCTGAGATCCTCGATGCTATGACAGCGACGACGATCTAAACACAGAGGGTAGACGAGTTGAAGAAGATCGGAAATGGAGCTCCGAGGCCAAAAGAAAGATATTGGCTTGCCAATGGGGTATTCTGCTTTATCTTCTGCAAATCAAGAATCATCTTCCAAGCTATCTTCTGGCTGTTTGTCTACAGGAATcagagatggaagaagaaacCCTGGACAAACCCTAGATCACCATCTTCTTCACCAACAACTGAATCCACAGCCGCAACAGCAAATACGTGTTCCGGAAGAAGAAGATTCCAATCCAAATCTGAACCCAGATCCAGATCCGTCACCGCTGCCCACTGCAACAATTACTATTGCATCAAACTCGAAGAGTACTCCagcgccgccgccgccgcagtCTGCCGCGGCAGCGGAAACAACGTCTGCGGCAGCCACCAGCGCCGCCTCAATTCGGTATAGAGAGTGCCTGAAGAACCACGCCGCCAGCATGGGCGGCCACGTCGTCGACGGCTGCGGAGAATTCATGCCCAACGGCGAGGAAGGCACGCCGGAAGCCTTGAAATGTGCCGCCTGCGATTGCCACCGCAGCTTCCACCGGAAAGAGGTCGACGGCGACTCTCAGCCGGCTGCCGCTTCATACTACCCTTACAATCCCATTAGAAACAACCGGAGCGCAACCCATCTCGCGCCTTGGcttccgccgccgccgccgcagtACCACAGATACTCCCGCGGCGGCGGCCTCTCTGCCAGCCCCCCGGCTGGCCCGGTTCCGCCGCTGATGGTGGCGTTCGGCGGCGGCGGAGCTCATGCGGAATCGTCAAGTGAAGACCTCAACATGTTCCATTCCCACGCCGGAACACAAGCAATGGGGCAGCAGCCGGCGTTCTCACCTTCGAAGAAGAGGTTTCGGACGAAATTCACGCCAGAACAGAAGGACAAAATGCAAGAATTAGCAGAAAGATTGGGATGGAAGATCCAGAAGGAAGACGAGGAAGAAGTCCAGAGATTCTGCGCTGAATCAGGCGTAAAGCGGCGAGTTTTCAAGGTATGGATGCACAACAATAAACAAGCCATGAAAAAGAGACAATTGTAAGATCACAAAGCTTAATAATTCCTAGTTTCGGAGAGAGTAGAgaatttattatattcttgaTCTAGCTACGTACAATTAATCTTTACAAACATTCAAAAATCTCCTAGTTTTGCTCTTGTTTTGGAGCATAATA from Diospyros lotus cultivar Yz01 chromosome 6, ASM1463336v1, whole genome shotgun sequence encodes:
- the LOC127803075 gene encoding zinc-finger homeodomain protein 6 isoform X1, whose translation is MELRGQKKDIGLPMGYSALSSANQESSSKLSSGCLSTGIRDGRRNPGQTLDHHLLHQQLNPQPQQQIRVPEEEDSNPNLNPDPDPSPLPTATITIASNSKSTPAPPPPQSAAAAETTSAAATSAASIRYRECLKNHAASMGGHVVDGCGEFMPNGEEGTPEALKCAACDCHRSFHRKEVDGDSQPAAASYYPYNPIRNNRSATHLAPWLPPPPPQYHRYSRGGGLSASPPAGPVPPLMVAFGGGGAHAESSSEDLNMFHSHAGTQAMGQQPAFSPSKKRFRTKFTPEQKDKMQELAERLGWKIQKEDEEEVQRFCAESGVKRRVFKVWMHNNKQAMKKRQL
- the LOC127803075 gene encoding zinc-finger homeodomain protein 6 isoform X2 gives rise to the protein MELRGQKKDIGLPMGYSALSSANQESSSKLSSGCLSTGIRDGRRNPGQTLDHHLLHQQLNPQPQQQIRVPEEEDSNPNLNPDPDPSPLPTATITIASNSKSTPAPPPPQSAAAAETTSAAATSAASIRYRECLKNHAASMGGHVVDGCGEFMPNGEEGTPEALKCAACDCHRSFHRKEVDGDSQPAAASYYPYNPIRNNRSATHLAPWLPPPPPQYHRYSRGGGLSASPPAGPVPPLMVAFGGGGAHAESSSEDLNMFHSHAGTQAMGQQPAFSPSKKRFRTKFTPEQKDKMQELAERLGWKIQKEDEEEVQRFCAESGVKRRVFKMKPK